From the Quercus lobata isolate SW786 chromosome 6, ValleyOak3.0 Primary Assembly, whole genome shotgun sequence genome, one window contains:
- the LOC115995047 gene encoding protein RALF-like 34 yields the protein MAYPSPSNLLFLCFLLVFVNVGPYVGAQLEDSSLNLMSSSEAFEWPTTTMSSPYDSDELDEEEEDENSMEGGLSRRSLFWNRMRYYISYGALSANRIPCPPRSGRSYYTHNCFKATGPVHPYTRGCSRITLCRR from the coding sequence ATGGCATACCCATCTCCTTCAAACCTTCTTTTCCTCTGTTTTCTGCTCGTTTTCGTCAACGTGGGTCCTTATGTTGGTGCTCAGCTTGAAGATTCGAGCTTGAATCTGATGAGTAGTAGTGAGGCATTTGAGTGGCCCACCACAACAATGTCATCACCGTACGACAGCGACGAGCTagatgaagaggaagaggatgAGAACAGCATGGAGGGTGGGCTGAGTCGTAGGTCACTGTTCTGGAACAGAATGAGGTACTACATTTCGTACGGTGCTCTCTCTGCCAATAGAATCCCATGCCCACCTCGCTCTGGAAGATCTTACTACACCCACAATTGCTTCAAGGCCACAGGCCCTGTCCACCCTTACACTAGAGGCTGCTCTAGAATCACTCTCTGCCGGAgatga
- the LOC115950292 gene encoding uncharacterized protein LOC115950292, whose translation MGVLVHMLTLCLGKGKTEEMLEMMGWNWRWEVKLLPPFDVFSTLYHLLSMNIIVWNCRGALKPNFQSRVRELVRNHNLGIMVVMETHIGRDKAKEITDRLTFDGAIHTKTMGFAGGIWLLWNSNRVEVVQLTNTKQEVHVEVKVIAGDFNELLIDEDKFGGRPVSMARSLLFKECLDKCNMVDMGFSEPKYTWTNRRETSTDGVQRVLSSDPSASLVSLENHLIKELDVVLGQEKDLWALKSRINLMVLGDRNTSFYHVSVIARRKHNLITAIKNEVGDWLTEEREVAAHIREGFMKLYSTSQEAAIGDIKLNQNWQVKLTDVEKESISHMVTDEEIFTVIWSLKAFKAPGPDGLHAGFFQMFWHLVGGSVREEVKSVFRERNSPDYLNKTNIVLIPKNQGPESISNFRPISLCNSVYKIVSKIIVSRIRPFLDQLIYPTQAAFVPGRRWVDNAIVVQEIIHTMGKAKGNVGYMAFKIDLEKTYDKLEWSFIKSMLSRFNFPENLIELMMSCISSVSTSILFNGGSLDSFLPTRGIRQGIHCPLTHSSSAWSYWANLFKKNVKLKFGVRLFEQSVSEAKSRVCFSPNIDPSDKEALSDILGFQQTECLGKYLGFPIKHKGNSGQDFNFVLDRVKSKLAGWKANLLSMAGRVVLVQASSSAIPAYIMQSNQLPARVLEGIDRVNRNFLWGSDESKGKMHWVGWQKMVLPYEIINELKATPIPLITRVEDKLAWKFSPRGGFDLKSAYLLTIDSRGDAPFKGNWIWKLKTMPRIQAFLWKCMHNSIKVNHCLMAKGVQVEAVGPRCHTEAESILHALRDCPISKRIWLQLGRQTSNSFFSNHNLQEWLSLNAKSDQHHSSSHVHWFQVYHFAIWMIWIDRNQHVFRNKTLNPNLAKVILDRALEFGFCACNHLATKRMILKSVKWEKPRNGWLTLNTNGSATGNSGLAGGGGLIRDGNGNWIIGFVRKIGTATNFLVELWALRDGLLLCLQIQAQAVCIELDAKAVVDAFNSQSCTNTIISSIMKDCKHLVTQIPQARVRHVYREANRCANFLAKLGTTLENDFSIFSSLPVDLLTILEADVYGRSVNKLCPDILVAG comes from the exons ATGGGTGTTCTGGTACACATGTTGACTTTGTGCCTAGGAAAGGGGAAAACAGAGGAGATGTTGGAGATGATGGGATGGAATTGGAGGTGGGAAGTGAAGCTACTACCCCCTTTTGATGTGTTCTCAACCCTTTATCATCTGTTATCTATGAATATAATAGTGTGGAATTGTAGGGGCGCTTTGAAGCCCAACTTTCAGAGTCGTGTTAGGGAGCTTGTGAGGAATCATAATCTTGGTATAATGGTGGTCATGGAAACCCATATTGGGAGAGACAAAGCTAAGGAGATAACTGACCGTTTGACTTTTGACGGTGCTATTCACACGAAGACGATGGGCTTTGCTGGTGGCATTTGGCTACTTTGGAATTCAAATAGGGTGGAGGTTGTCCAGCTCACTAACACGAAGCAAGAGGTTCACGTGGAAGTCAAG GTTATAgctggggattttaatgaactCCTCATCGATGAGGATAAATTCGGGGGAAGGCCGGTTAGCATGGCCAGATCCCTTCTCTTTAAGGAGTGTCTTGATAAGTGTAATATGGTGGACATGGGGTTCAGTGAGCCAAAATATACTTGGACTAACAGAAGGGAG acctcaacagaTGGTGTTCAAAGGGTTTTGTCTTCGGACCCTTCTGCATCTCTAGTAAGCCTTGAGAATCATCTTATCAAAGAGTTGGATGTTGTTTTGGGGCAAGAAAAGGATCTGTGGGCGCTTAAATCTAGAATAAACTTGATGGTCTTGGGGGATAGGAATACTTCTTTCTACCATGTATCTGTGATTGCCCGAAGGAAGCATAATctcattactgcaattaagaATGAAGTAGGGGACTGGTTAACTGAGGAGAGGGAAGTTGCTGCCCATATCAGGGAGGGTTTCATGAAACTTTATAGCACCAGCCAGGAGGCAGCAATTGGAGATATAAAGCTTAATCAAAACTGGCAAGTTAAACTTACAGATGTTGAGAAGGAAAGCATAAGCCATATGGTGACAGATGAGGAAATATTCACAGTTATCTGGTCTCTTAAAGCTTTTAAAGCCCCTGGGCCTGATGGGTTACATGCCGGgttctttcaaatgttttggcACTTAGTGGGAGGATCGGTCAGAGAAGAAGTGAAGTCTGTGTTTAGGGAAAGAAACAGTCCGGACTACTTGAATAAAACCAATATTGTACTCATTCCGAAGAATCAAGGGCCTGAATCCATTAGCAACTTCAGACCCATTAGCCTTTGTAACTCGGTTTACAAGATTGTTTCCAAAATCATAGTTAGCAGAATCAGACCGTTTCTGGATCAGCTTATTTATCCGACTCAAGCGGCCTTTGTGCCAGGAAGAAGGTGGGTGGATAATGCAATCGTTGTTCAGGAGATAATTCATACTATGGGGAAAGCTAAGGGAAATGTGGGATATATGGCGTTCAAGATTGATTTAGAAAAGACCTATGACAAACTTGAATGGAGCTTCATAAAGAGTATGCTGAGTAGATTCAATTTCCCGGAAAATCTTATCGAGCTTATGATGAGTTGCATATCATCAGTATCTACATCTATTTTGTTTAATGGAGGAAGCCTTGATTCCTTTCTGCCTACCAGAGGCATAAGGCAGGGGATCCATTGTCCCCTTACACATTCATCTTCTGCATGGAGCTATTGGGCCAACTTATTCAAGAAAAATGTGAAGCTAAAGTTTGGTGTCCG TCTATTCGAGCAATCAGTGAGTGAAGCCAAGTCTAGGGTCTGTTTCTCTCCAAACATCGACCCTAGTGACAAAGAAGCCCTTAGTGACATCCTTGGCTTCCAACAGACGGAGTGTTTGGGGAAATACTTAGGCTTTCCTATCAAGCACAAAGGAAACAGCGGTCAAGATTTCAACTTTGTTTTAGATAGAGTGAAGAGCAAGTTGGCGGGGTGGAAGGCTAATCTTCTATCTATGGCAGGAAGGGTGGTTCTAGTTCAAGCATCTTCATCAGCTATTCCAGCCTACATTATGCAAAGCAACCAGCTGCCTGCAAGAGTCTTGGAAGGCATTGATAGGGTGAACAGAAACTTCTTATGGGGTTCAGATGAGAGCAAGGGGAAAATGCACTGGGTAGGGTGGCAAAAG ATGGTTCTTCCTTATGAGATCATTAATGAGCTTAAAGCTACGCCCATTCCTCTAATTACCAGAGTGGAGGACAAATTAGCATGGAAATTCTCGCCAAGAGGAGGTTTTGATCTCAAGAGTGCTTATCTTCTAACCATTGATTCCAGAGGGGATGCTCCTTTCAAAGGCAATTGGATCTGGAAATTAAAGACCATGCCAAGAATTCAAGCTTTTTTATGGAAGTGTATGCATAATAGTATCAAAGTGAATCATTGTTTGATGGCTAAAGGAGTTCAGGTTGAGGCCGTTGGTCCTCGTTGCCACACAGAAGCAGAGTCCATCCTTCATGCCTTGCGTGATTGCCCTATAAGCAAGAGGATATGGCTGCAGCTAGGTAGACAGACATCAAACTCCTTCTTTTCTAACCATAATTTGCAGGAATGGCTTAGTTTGAATGCTAAATCAGATCAACATCACAGCTCAAGTCATGTTCACTGGTTCCAGGTTTATCATTTTGCTATTTGGATGATTTGGATAGATAGGAACCAACATGTGTTTAGGAATAAAACTCTAAATCCGAATTTGGCTAAAGTAATCTTGGACCGTGCATTGGAGTTTGGTTTTTGTGCTTGCAATCATCTAGCCACTAAAAGGATGATCTTGAAGAGTGTAAAATGGGAGAAGCCGAGGAATGGTTGGTTGACTCTTAACACGAATGGGTCGGCAACAGGAAACTCTGGGCTGGCTGGTGGAGGTGGTTTAATTAGAGATGGTAATGGCAATTGGATAATCGGATTTGTAAGGAAGATCGGCACTGCTACCAACTTTTTGGTGGAGTTATGGGCTCTCCGGGACGGCCTTCTTCTTTGTCTGCAAATTCAAGCCCAAGCTGTCTGTATTGAGTTGGATGCAAAAGCCGTGGTGGATGCCTTCAATTCCCAAAGCTGCACGAATACTATCATATCCTCTATTATGAAAGATTGCAAGCACTTAGTTACTCAGATCCCCCAAGCAAGAGTCAGGCATGTCTACAGAGAAGCCAACAGATGTGCAAACTTCTTAGCTAAGCTAGGCACAACCCTTGAGaatgatttttctattttttctagtCTACCTGTGGATTTGCTTACTATTTTGGAGGCTGATGTTTATGGCCGGTCTGTAAACAAGCTTTGTCCTGATATTTTGGTTGCTGGTTAG
- the LOC115993561 gene encoding transcription factor HEC2-like — MDGDMLKSLTDQDHMDVMTMMMQMEKLPEFCDPFHNTPIPTYPEIEFTSGSTSNIATTTPPILHNPNVAPVPHTLINPSSSIPLMGTPIQDPMTPSLQPHVMSGRFRFNNVGALSVANSYEKKNSVAAMREMIFRIAAMQPIHVDPESIKPPKRRNVKISKDPQSVAARHRRERISERIRILQRLVPGGSKMDTASMLDEAIHYMKFLKKQVQKLEQAEANRTINGVGLPAVGMTRGSVNYATLMKAYQRPGCSNGGVYADLMSW, encoded by the coding sequence ATGGATGGTGACATGCTAAAATCATTAACAGATCAGGATCACATGGACgtgatgacaatgatgatgcAAATGGAAAAGCTTCCTGAATTCTGTGACCCTTTCCATAACACTCCCATTCCTACATACCCAGAAATCGAATTCACCAGTGGAAGCACTAGTAACATTGCCACCACCACACCACCCATACTCCATAACCCAAATGTAGCCCCTGTCCCACACACATTGATAAACCCAAGTTCCTCCATACCATTAATGGGCACTCCAATTCAGGACCCCATGACACCATCTCTTCAACCCCATGTGATGTCAGGAAGATTCAGGTTTAATAATGTTGGTGCATTATCAGTTGCAAACTCATATGAGAAGAAGAACTCAGTGGCAGCAATGAGAGAGATGATTTTCCGGATAGCTGCGATGCAACCTATTCACGTAGACCCGGAATCAATCAAGCCACCTAAGCGGAGGAACGTGAAGATTTCAAAGGATCCACAGAGCGTGGCAGCGAGGCATAGGAGGGAAAGGATTAGTGAGAGGATAAGGATACTGCAAAGGCTTGTTCCTGGTGGGTCTAAAATGGACACGGCTTCGATGTTGGATGAGGCTATACATTACATGAAGTTCTTGAAGAAACAAGTGCAAAAGTTGGAACAAGCCGAGGCTAATAGGACAATCAATGGAGTTGGTTTACCTGCAGTTGGGATGACGAGAGGTAGTGTGAATTACGCTACTTTGATGAAGGCTTACCAGCGGCCAGGCTGCTCAAATGGTGGGGTCTATGCAGATCTAATGTCTTGGTGA